From the genome of Labrus bergylta chromosome 12, fLabBer1.1, whole genome shotgun sequence, one region includes:
- the arhgef25a gene encoding rho guanine nucleotide exchange factor 25 isoform X3: MKGGHHRHHHRGCGCQHLFRKVLVKCGCCYARVRDSYSAAGSEGSISTSVASLPPQASGSSAPSSPGSRRSVSTLKKWLTNPVRKLSAGATAKGERQVRKLDGKPPPLQSHSNSLDLGTPPRPDDTFTILPVTHRELEWKDGLASPEDLSPATLQAPSYITDSLIGCTSLPDSQDTQFSSTLPDDSGSILIDDNSSQWSAAADTEEERRSALEKSMYVLKELTETEKHYVVDLGLIVEGYMATMNSKGIPEDMKGKDKIVFGNIHQIFDWHKDYFLGELEKCLAEPERLAQLFIKHERRLHMYVVYCQNKPKSEHIVSEYIETYFEELRQQLGHRLQLNDLLIKPVQRIMKYQLLLKDFHKYYTKAGMDTEELEKAVEVMCFVPKRCNDMMNVGRLQGFEGKITAQGKLLQQDTFTVTEQDSSFLSRAKERRVFLFEQLVIFSEPIDRKKGFSIPGYIFKNSIKVSCLGVEPIVEGDDARFVLTSRNPDSSVVRFQLLASSPETCRAWVNDVVQILESQRNFLNALQSPIEYQRRESKSNSLGRCMRPPLSAASALRPHSSASIDRHKLPSLHSHNISLPSLYLPSQGQSQGPSEMYSLRDPAVAQPCPADSHTVSPSHVQLGFTDRPNCQAVSNGLYTPTTQSAQVRRAAEGSRRGQPADAGSQPPLSGPSAGRRPSNLAQLAEDDL, encoded by the exons ATGAAAGGGGGTCACCATCGCCACCACCACAGAGGCTGTGGCTGCCAACACTTGTTCCGTAAAGTCCTAGTCAAGTGTGGCTGCTGCTATGCccgggtcagag ATTCGTACTCTGCAGCAGGCAGCGAGGGCAGCATCTCCACATCCGTGGCATCCCTGCCGCCACAGGCCTCCGGCAGCTCGGCCCCGAGCTCTCCGGGCTCCAGACGCTCTGTGAGCACCCTGAAGAAGTGGCTCACAAACCCTGTGCGCAAACTCAGCGCTGGGGCCACGGCCAAAGGGGAGCGTCAGGTCCGCAAGCTCGATGGaaagcctcctcctcttcagtcaCACAGCAACAGCCTGGACCTGGGCACCCCCCCGAGGCCTGATGATACCTTCACCATCCTGCCTGTAACCCACAGAGAACTG GAGTGGAAAGATGGTCTGGCGAGCCCCGAGGACCTGTCGCCTGCCACACTGCAGGCTCCTAGCTACATCACCGACTCGCTGATTGGCTGCACGTCACTGCCAGACTCCCAG GACACTCAGTTCAGCAGCACTCTGCCAGATGACAGCGGCTCCATCTTGATCGACGACAACTCCAGCCAATGGTCGGCCGCGGCTGacactgaggaggagaggaggagtgcCTTAGAGAAAAGCAT GTATGTTCTAAAGGAgcttacagagacagagaagcaCTATGTGGTAGACCTGGGGCTCATAGTGGAG gGCTACATGGCCACAATGAACTCCAAAGGAATACCAGAGGACATGAAGGGAAAGGACAAGATTGTTTTTGGAAACATTCACCAAATATTTGACTGGCATAAAGA CTACTTCCTGGGAGAGCTGGAGAAGTGTTTGGCAGAGCCCGAGAGGCTGGCTCAGCTCTTCATTAAACAT GAGAGGCGTCTGCATATGTATGTTGTATACTGTCAGAACAAGCCCAAGTCGGAGCATATCGTCTCAGAGTACATCGAGACTTATTTTGAG GAGTTGCGGCAGCAGCTGGGCCACAGGCTGCAGCTCAATGACCTGCTCATCAAACCCGTCCAGAGGATCATGAAGTACCAGCTGCTGCTCAAG GACTTCCACAAGTATTACACCAAAGCTGGGATGGACACAGAGGAGTTGGAG aaaGCGGTTGAAGTGATGTGCTTCGTGCCAAAACGTTGCAATGACATGATGAATGTGGGCAGACTACAAGGCTTCGAG GGGAAGATCACAGCGCAGGGCAAACTGCTCCAACAAGACACGTTCACCGTCACTGAGCAGGACAGCAGCTTTCTGTCCCGAGCCAAGGAGAGGCGGGTCTTCCTATTTGAGCAGCTGGTAATCTTCAGTGAGCCCATCGACAGGAAGAAAGGCTTCTCAATCCCAGGATACATCTTTAAGAACAGCATCAAG GTGAGCTGCCTGGGGGTGGAGCCTATCGTGGAAGGTGATGATGCCCGCTTTGTGCTGACATCACGCAACCCAGACAGTAGTGTGGTGCGCTTCCAGTTGCTGGCCTCCTCCCCTGAAACCTGCAGGGCCTGGGTCAATGATGTTGTACAGATCTTGGAATCACAGCGCAACTTCCTCAATG CCTTACAGTCACCTATTGAGtaccagaggagagagagtaagtCTAACAGCCTGGGCCGCTGCATGAGGCCCCCTCTGTCTGCCGCCAGTGCTCTTCGGCCCCACTCCTCCGCCTCTATTGACCGCCATAAACTTCCCTCCCTTCACTCTCACAACATCTCCTTACCCTCACTCTACCTGCCCAGCCAAGGCCAAAGCCAGGGACCCAGCGAGATGTACTCACTGCGGGAT CCTGCTGTGGCCCAGCCATGTCCTGCTGACTCACACACTGTTTCTCCCTCCCACGTCCAACTGGGCTTCACCGATCGGCCAAACTGTCAAGCTGTGTCAAATGGGCTGTACACTCCCACCACACAAAGTGCACAGGTTCGA agggcagcagagggcagcagaagGGGCCAGCCTGCTGATGCTGGGAGCCAGCCTCCACTGTCGGGCCCCTCAGCCGGACGTCGCCCCAGCAACCTAGCTCAGCTGGCCGAGGATGACCTATGA
- the sp5l gene encoding sp5 transcription factor-like — MAALAIQRTDNFLHTFLQDRTPSSSPEGAPNALSFLATTCSQAWQVGGTMGSEGSQFPYEGTVSSTSGMFQLWSNEMTPSTALSTHQMTFTVPKVQFPGHMQSGLGHHHHHHPHHHHHHHHELPLTPPAEPPSSYSFELSPVKVLSSQPQTNSGYYPQHNSVGQNFPSFLQNSSTRHHLSGGPVEESQQWWSLPQTNATPSNHPFSLGRQLVLGHQPQIAALLQGTSKGLLSSTRRCRRCKCPNCQTNGGGLEFGKKRLHICHIPECGKVYKKTSHLKAHLRWHAGERPFICNWLFCGKSFTRSDELQRHLRTHTGEKRFGCQQCGKRFMRSDHLSKHVKTHQSRKSRSGPPSQSTDPRLANIKRE; from the exons ATGGCTGCGCTGGCGATTCAAAGGACTGACAACTTTTTGCACACCTTTTTACAG gACCGGACACCCAGCTCCTCTCCAGAGGGAGCACCTAACGCCCTCTCCTTCCTTGCCACCACCTGTAGCCAGGCCTGGCAGGTTGGAGGCACGATGGGCTCAGAAGGCTCACAGTTTCCGTACGAGGGCACCGTCAGCTCCACGTCAGGAATGTTCCAGCTGTGGAGCAACGAAATGACACCCAGCACGGCCCTCAGCACCCATCAGATGACCTTCACCGTGCCCAAAGTGCAGTTTCCTGGTCACATGCAATCTGGTCTGggtcaccaccaccatcatcaccctcaccatcaccaccaccaccaccacgaGCTGCCTCTCACCCCACCGGCCGAGCCTCCCTCTTCGTACTCCTTTGAACTCTCTCCTGTCAAAGTGTTGTCTTCGCAGCCACAGACAAACAGCGGCTATTACCCTCAGCACAACAGTGTGGGACAAAACTTTCCAAGCTTCTTGCAGAACTCCTCCACCAGACATCACCTGTCTGGAGGCCCTGTGGAGGAATCCCAGCAGTGGTGGAGCCTGCCCCAAACTAACGCCACCCCGTCCAACCACCCCTTCTCCCTAGGCAGACAGTTAGTTCTGGGGCACCAACCCCAGATAGCAGCTCTTCTCCAGGGCACCTCCAAGGGCCTGCTGAGCTCCACTCGCCGCTGCCGCCGCTGCAAGTGCCCCAACTGCCAGACCAACGGTGGTGGGTTAGAATTCGGAAAGAAGAGACTGCACATCTGCCACATCCCTGAATGTGgcaaagtgtacaagaagacaTCGCACCTCAAGGCGCATCTGCGGTGGCATGCCGGGGAGAGACCCTTCATCTGTAACTGGCTGTTCTGTGGTAAGAGTTTTACCCGCTCAGACGAGCTGCAGCGGCACCTCCGCACCCACACCGGGGAGAAGCGCTTTGGGTGCCAGCAGTGCGGGAAGAGGTTCATGAGGAGCGACCACCTATCCAAACATGTCAAGACCCACCAGAGCAGGAAGAGTCGGTCGGGGCCACCATCGCAGAGCACGGATCCTCGGCTCGCCAATATCAAGAGAGAGTAA